In bacterium, a single window of DNA contains:
- a CDS encoding GIY-YIG nuclease family protein — protein MYVYVIANNENRLYVGMSECPEKRLQEHNSGKTKSTKGYMPWKIIYIQECKNRAEARVVEKYWKSGNGREKLKATIR, from the coding sequence ATGTATGTTTATGTAATCGCAAACAACGAAAATAGATTATATGTTGGAATGTCAGAGTGTCCCGAAAAACGATTACAAGAGCATAACTCCGGAAAGACGAAATCGACAAAAGGATATATGCCTTGGAAAATAATATATATCCAGGAATGTAAAAATCGTGCGGAAGCGAGAGTGGTAGAAAAATACTGGAAATCAGGAAATGGCAGAGAAAAACTAAAGGCCACGATAAGATAA
- a CDS encoding clostripain-related cysteine peptidase produces MRKMFFVALFVMSYVSVEASKTTMLFSKGHNYQNINQTNPFVVKGTKGPIDTLQPDLLPPFDCWGKDDRQEYEATMFTPVKSCSIMAIIHGVMSDTAASKPCSLFIWDDAPSDIGPRLFSMETMATATDSGISLNIFPLSSPIYVTGPFWVGNYEWDTLMPTTAFDTINSLPSAYNNDGDWYSENVDYFHGVIVKYDTVTIHKKWTILVYMNGDNGSEYNATIDVNKLEAGMDTSKYTVVVQYDRNPGFDTSNGNWTSARRYLITPDLNPGMTIRSELKSDLGEINMGDPNSLVDFVRWGVQNYPADNYALIMWGPADGWYKGAKKSSIKGTSYDETDGSYIGVASGEYGRAMDSVKTILGKNLDILANDASYMGMQEVAYEVKNNVDFFVASEYSIPQDDYPYDEILDSLNANYSVTPEEFANIMVDKYTNYYNGTENVTLSSVLLNNKFVHLSACVDTFAVKLMQAGGRTNGDIDNARYYTEEYFESPNAHIDLYDFAAHIKGKSGLSSSVRNWADSVMNAVNSAVIRKGSVGFDSSHGMAIYYPYDVDDLDTAYMQLSFTQDFPNWWDFINGDTLGISDNPKIPYTLTLLSPMPNPVSSYTNVRYTLPNKTNISLQLFDLTGRLVKTFYSGEQVAGNHTLKLQSVGLSKGIYFVTLKTGTLTKTQKLTILR; encoded by the coding sequence ATGCGTAAGATGTTTTTTGTAGCGCTTTTTGTTATGAGTTATGTCTCCGTGGAAGCATCCAAAACGACGATGCTTTTCTCGAAAGGACATAATTATCAAAATATAAACCAAACAAACCCATTCGTCGTTAAAGGCACAAAAGGCCCAATAGATACTTTACAGCCGGATTTGCTTCCGCCTTTTGATTGCTGGGGCAAGGATGACAGACAGGAATACGAAGCCACTATGTTTACTCCTGTGAAATCCTGCTCTATAATGGCTATAATTCACGGCGTAATGAGCGATACCGCAGCTTCAAAACCCTGCAGCTTGTTTATTTGGGATGATGCGCCTAGTGATATCGGTCCAAGATTGTTCAGCATGGAAACTATGGCAACGGCAACTGACTCGGGAATATCCTTAAATATATTCCCCTTAAGTTCTCCTATATACGTTACTGGTCCCTTCTGGGTTGGTAATTACGAATGGGATACGCTTATGCCTACAACTGCTTTTGATACTATAAATAGTCTGCCTTCTGCTTATAATAATGATGGCGACTGGTATAGCGAAAATGTTGATTATTTTCACGGCGTTATCGTTAAATATGATACCGTAACTATTCACAAAAAATGGACAATCCTTGTCTATATGAATGGTGATAATGGCTCCGAATATAATGCTACGATTGATGTTAACAAACTCGAAGCAGGTATGGATACCTCCAAATATACCGTAGTCGTTCAATATGATAGAAACCCTGGATTTGATACCTCAAATGGAAACTGGACTTCTGCCCGCAGATACCTTATCACTCCCGACCTTAATCCCGGTATGACAATTCGTTCGGAACTTAAATCGGACCTCGGGGAAATAAATATGGGCGACCCGAATTCTCTTGTTGATTTTGTTAGATGGGGCGTTCAGAATTATCCTGCGGATAATTATGCTCTCATTATGTGGGGCCCCGCAGATGGATGGTATAAAGGTGCAAAAAAATCCTCAATCAAAGGCACGAGCTATGACGAAACCGATGGTAGTTACATAGGCGTTGCGAGCGGAGAATATGGACGGGCAATGGATAGCGTGAAAACTATTTTGGGCAAAAATCTCGATATACTTGCTAATGATGCCTCTTATATGGGAATGCAGGAAGTCGCTTATGAAGTCAAAAACAATGTCGATTTCTTTGTCGCTTCCGAATACTCCATTCCTCAAGATGATTATCCTTATGACGAAATACTGGATTCGTTAAATGCTAATTACTCCGTTACTCCTGAAGAGTTCGCAAACATAATGGTCGATAAGTATACTAACTATTATAATGGCACTGAAAATGTCACTCTATCTTCCGTTTTACTCAATAATAAATTTGTTCACCTTTCCGCTTGTGTAGATACCTTTGCAGTAAAACTTATGCAGGCAGGCGGGAGAACCAATGGTGACATAGACAACGCAAGATACTATACCGAAGAATATTTTGAATCACCCAATGCTCATATAGATTTATATGACTTTGCCGCTCACATTAAAGGGAAATCAGGATTATCATCGTCGGTAAGAAATTGGGCTGATTCAGTTATGAATGCGGTGAATTCCGCAGTCATAAGAAAAGGAAGCGTTGGCTTTGACAGCTCTCACGGAATGGCGATTTATTATCCGTATGATGTGGACGATCTGGATACTGCTTATATGCAGTTATCATTTACTCAAGATTTTCCTAACTGGTGGGATTTCATAAATGGCGATACACTCGGCATATCGGATAATCCAAAAATCCCGTACACTTTGACGTTGCTTTCACCAATGCCAAATCCCGTATCTTCATACACTAATGTAAGATATACTCTTCCGAATAAAACGAATATCTCCTTACAGCTATTTGATTTAACGGGCAGATTGGTAAAGACTTTTTATTCCGGTGAACAGGTAGCAGGTAATCATACGCTGAAACTGCAATCTGTCGGATTAAGCAAAGGCATATATTTTGTGACGCTCAAAACAGGCACTCTTACAAAAACTCAAAAACTCACAATCCTCAGATAA
- a CDS encoding T9SS type A sorting domain-containing protein: MKKFVLTLGLLFITNAIYSSTWTSTYDSSGNSYGYDLVISRDSCYVVVGNIQNNIWLLKVNRNGVLIWEKEFGSSYIDEFGYSLDTTYDGGYIITGAIGGNNVNLIKTDSIGDTLWTRAFNNGGKGHCVRQAIDSGYIVEGFYSNGNMLLLKTDKNGDSVWGKNFNAYEMGKGGGICGTSDSNYIVVGTDSINSIYYLMILKINNAGDTLWSKHLTMGVFGQCIRKTLDNNYIIAAAYGTPTYLLKINSMGDTLWTKELPYFYFRSVYPTRDSGYILTGQKGILVKTDKTGTVEWVQTFPGVDNYSVKETCDSGYITVGTISEYAANNKVALYLMRADPTESVEEKSKIKTPSTTLRASQNPFINKTTLQYTIPISSKVSLKVYDISGREVRKLVDGIQKAGSYNLNLDGKELKAGVYFVKLTSGEQTVTSKVIVLK; encoded by the coding sequence ATGAAAAAGTTTGTGCTGACATTAGGATTACTTTTTATAACAAACGCAATTTATTCTTCAACATGGACGAGCACATACGACAGTTCAGGGAACAGTTATGGATATGATTTGGTAATATCCAGAGATAGTTGTTATGTTGTGGTTGGGAATATTCAAAACAATATATGGTTATTAAAAGTAAATAGAAATGGGGTTCTTATCTGGGAGAAAGAATTTGGCAGTTCCTATATTGATGAATTCGGCTATTCCTTAGATACTACTTATGACGGGGGATATATAATAACAGGAGCAATAGGGGGGAACAATGTCAATCTTATAAAGACCGATAGCATTGGAGATACTCTTTGGACAAGGGCTTTTAATAACGGAGGCAAAGGGCATTGTGTAAGACAGGCAATAGATTCCGGTTATATTGTAGAGGGTTTTTACAGTAATGGTAATATGTTATTACTAAAGACGGATAAAAATGGGGATTCTGTCTGGGGTAAAAATTTTAATGCTTATGAAATGGGTAAAGGGGGAGGGATTTGCGGAACATCCGATAGTAATTATATAGTAGTTGGGACTGATTCCATTAACAGTATTTATTATTTGATGATACTAAAAATAAATAATGCAGGAGATACTTTATGGTCTAAGCATTTAACTATGGGGGTTTTTGGACAGTGTATCCGTAAAACATTGGATAACAATTATATCATAGCAGCTGCGTATGGGACTCCTACATACTTACTAAAAATAAATTCAATGGGGGATACCTTATGGACAAAAGAATTACCTTATTTCTATTTCCGTTCTGTTTATCCTACCCGGGACAGTGGATATATCCTCACAGGTCAAAAAGGGATTTTAGTCAAAACCGATAAAACAGGAACAGTTGAATGGGTTCAGACTTTTCCCGGTGTAGATAATTATTCTGTTAAGGAAACTTGCGACAGCGGTTATATTACGGTAGGGACCATATCCGAGTATGCCGCAAATAATAAAGTTGCTCTTTATCTTATGAGAGCAGACCCCACCGAAAGCGTGGAAGAAAAATCAAAAATCAAAACCCCTTCGACTACGCTCAGGGCAAGTCAAAATCCATTTATAAACAAAACAACTCTTCAATATACAATACCCATATCTTCCAAAGTATCGTTAAAGGTTTATGATATTTCCGGCAGGGAAGTGCGAAAGCTTGTGGATGGGATACAAAAAGCAGGGAGTTATAATTTAAATCTTGATGGGAAAGAGTTGAAGGCAGGAGTTTATTTTGTGAAACTTACTTCCGGGGAACAAACGGTTACGAGTAAAGTAATCGTGTTGAAATAA
- a CDS encoding T9SS type A sorting domain-containing protein — MKKSFILYYLVIFAGNIYSCTWTRTIGGSGNDYGYSMCFAQDTGYILTGCTDSYGAGETDAWLIKTDTFGVMQWSKAFGGADSDGVYSVQKTADSGYIAVGYTKSFGVGESNIWFIKTDINGDTVWTRAYGDSGEYAYSYSTTNTTDSSYVAVGTRNSGKDVWLIKVDSNGDTLWTRTFKDYGYGRCVQQTRDSGYIITGYSSSLVAGITVSYLIKTNANGDTMWTKTFGNGYLYSVIETKDNRYAMIGNYGYSGYRICFIKTDSAGEIISNFYLDNFYGIGRSIAEINDTNYVIVGLGGCTTPNQATILNFSYFYYSNPFGYYECFTGKYSSDAYSFVQVSGSAYVLVGYTNSYGRGKNDLWLIRTEKNTWDACMFFTGIEETSSNKNYFPSVSISPNPFIRSTVISFELPALTANQCPLTTLRLYDISGREKMTLFNGNAKAKNVITLNASSLSSGRYFLRMETGSESIVKELTIFK, encoded by the coding sequence ATGAAAAAATCATTTATTTTATATTACCTGGTTATTTTCGCCGGGAATATTTACTCCTGCACGTGGACGAGAACCATTGGAGGTTCCGGCAACGACTATGGGTACTCTATGTGTTTCGCACAGGATACGGGTTATATTCTTACCGGTTGCACTGATTCTTACGGTGCGGGGGAAACAGATGCGTGGTTAATAAAAACAGATACTTTTGGAGTAATGCAGTGGAGCAAAGCATTCGGTGGTGCGGATTCAGACGGTGTATATTCGGTTCAGAAAACGGCAGACAGCGGTTATATCGCAGTCGGTTATACAAAGTCTTTTGGCGTTGGAGAAAGCAATATATGGTTTATAAAAACGGACATAAACGGCGATACGGTATGGACAAGGGCTTATGGGGATTCAGGCGAGTATGCTTATTCCTATTCTACTACAAATACAACAGACAGTAGTTATGTCGCGGTTGGGACAAGAAATTCAGGCAAAGACGTATGGCTAATAAAAGTTGACAGTAACGGCGACACCTTATGGACAAGGACTTTTAAGGACTACGGCTACGGACGATGCGTTCAGCAGACCAGGGACAGCGGGTATATTATAACCGGATACTCTTCTTCTCTTGTAGCCGGAATTACAGTTTCCTACTTGATAAAAACGAATGCAAATGGGGACACAATGTGGACAAAAACATTTGGGAATGGGTATTTATATTCTGTTATCGAGACAAAAGACAATAGATATGCCATGATAGGGAACTATGGTTATTCCGGTTACCGAATATGTTTTATTAAAACGGATTCCGCGGGTGAAATAATTTCTAATTTTTATTTGGATAATTTTTATGGAATAGGGCGTTCTATTGCAGAAATTAATGACACGAATTATGTAATAGTGGGGTTAGGGGGTTGCACGACTCCAAATCAAGCTACAATATTGAACTTTAGTTATTTTTATTACTCTAACCCGTTTGGTTATTATGAATGTTTCACCGGAAAATATTCCAGTGATGCATATTCTTTTGTACAAGTTTCTGGCAGCGCATACGTTTTAGTCGGGTACACCAATTCTTATGGGAGGGGCAAAAACGATTTATGGCTTATAAGAACAGAAAAAAACACTTGGGATGCGTGTATGTTTTTTACCGGCATTGAAGAAACTTCTTCCAATAAAAATTATTTTCCATCAGTTTCTATATCGCCTAATCCTTTTATTCGTTCAACGGTAATCAGTTTTGAGTTACCTGCATTGACCGCTAACCAATGTCCACTGACTACTCTTCGTCTCTACGACATTTCCGGCAGAGAAAAGATGACTTTATTTAATGGCAATGCAAAGGCAAAAAACGTAATAACTCTTAATGCAAGTTCTTTGTCATCGGGCAGGTATTTCTTGAGAATGGAAACAGGAAGCGAAAGTATAGTAAAAGAATTAACGATATTTAAATAA
- a CDS encoding T9SS type A sorting domain-containing protein, which yields MGRKDYRGIIIGMSGILVALIGWANADITFSKKNQEVRTRNNLKTSSEKNQEVVTLDSILLCPKTGNGLIPNAIAVDTIANKIYTVDTGYNFLLSDYKFRNVSVIDGTNGSIIARIAMGVHNKNSSICVNSVTHKIYVTNYDNNSGDNKSISVIDGTKDSLVAVISVGYRPEGICVNTNTNEIYVTGGHTISVINGGTNSVIDTIDIGYGFVSICANPITNKIYASNNSYNKISVIDGTNNSVIKTIAVSTPEGICVNSVTNKIYVAQGIYYGNGNSVSVINGATDSVVDSIVVETCPWGIYVNQRTNKIYVANQSSNSVSVIDGTNNSIIEKVNVGYKPSNICVNPVTNKTYVVNCGSYNISVIDGTNNSVVATLTVGVYPKGICVNPNTNKIYVANWPGNNVFVINGTNNSVIDTVAVGSNPSGICVNPNTNKIYAANNFSNNVSVIDGTTDSVITTVSVGSQPISICVNPNTNKIYVANQSGANLSVIDGATNSVISAINSTGYAQNMYVNPVTNKIYIARSNSFLSVIDGVSNLVVDMVSIGAGCFDVCLNSLMNKIYVVGYNGWVSTIDGATDSIINTISIPTTSCSRLNNISINQRINKIYVSNSDNTVSVIKGANNTLVQTISVGKNPQHIAVNSQNSLVYVGCINSGGVWVLKDYVGVEESSKITPPSTTLRASQNPFVQSTVINYQLAVKSKVSLKIYDVSGKAVKTLVNGEKEAGNYNINFSSKGLATGIYYAKFQSGNYKETKKLILMK from the coding sequence ATGGGAAGAAAAGACTATAGAGGGATAATAATTGGAATGTCGGGAATTTTAGTTGCCCTAATAGGTTGGGCTAATGCAGATATAACGTTTTCTAAAAAGAACCAGGAAGTTAGAACCCGAAATAACCTGAAAACATCTTCTGAAAAAAACCAAGAAGTTGTAACACTTGACAGTATACTGTTGTGCCCAAAAACAGGGAATGGATTAATCCCAAATGCAATAGCTGTAGATACAATTGCAAATAAAATTTATACGGTAGACACGGGCTATAATTTTCTCTTAAGCGATTATAAATTCCGAAATGTTTCAGTAATTGATGGAACAAATGGTTCAATTATTGCTAGAATAGCTATGGGTGTACACAATAAGAACAGCAGTATTTGCGTGAATTCGGTTACGCATAAAATCTATGTAACAAATTATGATAACAATAGTGGTGATAACAAGAGTATTTCCGTAATAGACGGGACAAAAGATTCATTGGTTGCCGTAATAAGTGTTGGATATAGGCCTGAGGGTATATGTGTAAATACAAATACAAATGAAATATATGTTACAGGCGGACACACTATCTCAGTAATTAATGGGGGGACTAATTCAGTTATTGACACCATAGATATTGGATATGGTTTTGTGAGTATCTGCGCAAATCCAATCACGAATAAAATATATGCGTCAAATAATTCGTATAATAAGATTTCAGTGATTGATGGGACTAATAATTCTGTCATTAAAACAATAGCCGTAAGTACCCCTGAAGGTATTTGTGTAAACTCAGTTACAAATAAAATTTATGTAGCGCAGGGAATTTATTATGGGAATGGTAATAGTGTTTCAGTAATTAACGGGGCTACTGATTCTGTTGTTGATAGTATAGTTGTTGAGACTTGCCCCTGGGGTATTTATGTAAATCAGAGAACAAATAAAATCTATGTAGCAAATCAAAGCAGCAACTCTGTTTCAGTTATTGACGGGACAAATAATTCAATTATTGAAAAAGTAAATGTAGGATATAAGCCTTCCAATATCTGTGTAAACCCGGTTACAAATAAAACTTATGTAGTAAATTGTGGGAGTTATAATATTTCAGTAATTGACGGGACGAATAATTCAGTTGTTGCCACATTAACTGTTGGGGTTTATCCCAAAGGTATATGTGTAAATCCAAACACAAATAAAATCTACGTAGCAAATTGGCCCGGCAATAACGTTTTTGTAATAAACGGGACAAATAATTCAGTAATTGATACGGTAGCCGTAGGAAGTAATCCCAGTGGTATATGCGTAAACCCGAATACGAACAAAATCTATGCAGCAAATAATTTTAGTAACAACGTTTCGGTAATTGACGGAACGACCGATTCGGTAATTACCACAGTAAGCGTTGGGTCTCAGCCTATTAGTATATGTGTAAATCCAAACACAAATAAAATCTATGTAGCGAACCAAAGTGGAGCTAATCTTTCAGTGATTGATGGGGCAACTAATTCCGTTATTAGTGCAATAAATAGTACCGGATATGCCCAGAACATGTATGTAAACCCGGTTACGAATAAAATTTATATAGCGAGGTCAAATTCTTTTCTTTCCGTAATTGACGGGGTTAGCAATTTAGTCGTTGATATGGTATCTATTGGGGCCGGATGTTTCGATGTTTGTTTAAACTCTCTTATGAATAAAATCTACGTAGTAGGATATAATGGCTGGGTTTCAACAATTGATGGAGCAACCGATTCGATTATTAATACAATAAGCATACCCACTACTTCGTGTTCCCGTCTTAATAATATCTCTATAAATCAAAGAATAAACAAAATCTATGTATCAAATTCGGATAACACTGTTTCGGTAATTAAAGGGGCTAACAATACGTTAGTGCAAACAATTTCTGTCGGGAAAAACCCACAACACATTGCAGTTAATTCTCAGAATAGTTTGGTATATGTTGGTTGTATTAATTCGGGAGGGGTTTGGGTACTTAAAGATTACGTAGGGGTAGAAGAAAGTTCAAAAATTACCCCCCCTTCGACTACGCTCAGGGCAAGTCAAAATCCGTTTGTTCAATCAACGGTGATTAATTACCAGTTGGCTGTGAAGAGCAAAGTTTCGTTGAAGATATATGATGTTTCAGGTAAAGCAGTAAAGACATTAGTGAACGGGGAAAAAGAAGCGGGGAATTACAACATCAATTTTTCAAGCAAGGGATTGGCGACGGGGATTTATTATGCGAAGTTTCAATCCGGGAACTACAAAGAGACCAAAAAACTAATTTTAATGAAATAA
- a CDS encoding FG-GAP-like repeat-containing protein: MKKEMFAVGFLFVFTNPASCAYLPWPMLMGNPQRTGLFVAQNGERGTMDSAWVKWKNDTFPCISSSPAIGDVDTDDIVEIVVGGEDGVLYAINGGDGQIKWSKQLGSASTYTSGPAIGDIDGDSAIEILIGDRNGILYAVKGDGSAIKWSRKVGNELSSSPVIGDVDGDTNTVEVVVNTIDSTKCFIGATGAAMWTSHTGETGGTNVYSSPAIGNVDGNPGTEVIIASNDETVYALNGLTGATVWRCSTEYCGVSGTPSWLIFVPTLGDIDLDGIVEVVVHHSSSIYIINGQSGALILKKNYGVLAGIGVNEGVSLGDIANDSRLEIIMRNNGIRALDEAMGTENWSYAFPTSQTIGSIPILADVDGDSKLEVIDANHVGWFACLSGEDGSLKWELHVLNNDVHPTHGIGDIDGDGCVEIVGIGNDGPVYAIESNCPTPVEEKTTNIETVDLNVIYQNNKPVMLLSINQLSNVSLKIYDVAGNLKQFVYEGNLGKGSYSFTTTIPKNGIYFVCANIGGKALTKKIVLLK, from the coding sequence ATGAAAAAAGAAATGTTTGCTGTTGGTTTTTTGTTTGTATTTACTAATCCGGCAAGTTGTGCATACTTGCCATGGCCTATGCTTATGGGAAATCCCCAGAGAACCGGATTGTTTGTTGCTCAAAACGGCGAACGTGGAACAATGGACAGCGCATGGGTTAAATGGAAAAATGATACCTTCCCGTGCATATCTTCTTCTCCTGCTATTGGTGATGTGGATACCGATGACATAGTGGAAATAGTGGTCGGCGGAGAAGATGGAGTTTTGTACGCAATTAATGGGGGAGATGGTCAAATTAAATGGAGTAAACAGTTAGGAAGTGCATCTACTTACACTTCAGGCCCGGCAATAGGCGATATTGACGGAGATAGCGCAATAGAAATTCTGATAGGTGACCGTAACGGCATTCTTTATGCTGTCAAAGGAGATGGTTCTGCAATTAAATGGTCACGTAAAGTAGGAAACGAATTGTCTTCGTCTCCTGTCATCGGAGATGTTGATGGCGATACGAATACCGTTGAAGTGGTTGTAAATACGATTGATTCTACTAAATGTTTTATAGGCGCTACCGGTGCTGCAATGTGGACGTCACATACCGGGGAAACCGGAGGCACTAACGTTTATAGCTCTCCTGCAATTGGTAACGTAGATGGTAATCCCGGTACGGAAGTTATTATAGCGAGTAACGATGAAACGGTTTATGCCCTTAATGGCTTAACCGGAGCAACCGTATGGAGATGTTCAACCGAATATTGTGGCGTGAGCGGGACTCCGTCATGGTTGATTTTTGTGCCGACTTTAGGCGATATTGATTTGGACGGAATAGTAGAAGTTGTCGTGCATCATAGTTCTTCTATTTATATAATTAACGGCCAAAGCGGGGCGCTTATATTGAAAAAAAATTATGGAGTGCTTGCCGGAATCGGTGTAAATGAAGGCGTAAGTCTTGGAGATATCGCTAATGATAGCCGCCTCGAAATAATTATGAGAAACAATGGAATTAGGGCGCTGGATGAAGCTATGGGAACGGAGAATTGGAGCTACGCTTTCCCTACGTCACAGACGATTGGTTCCATCCCTATACTCGCAGATGTTGACGGTGACAGTAAACTTGAAGTTATAGACGCAAATCACGTAGGCTGGTTTGCCTGTCTAAGTGGAGAAGATGGAAGTTTGAAATGGGAATTACATGTTCTCAATAATGATGTTCACCCGACACACGGAATAGGAGATATAGATGGTGACGGCTGTGTGGAAATTGTAGGCATAGGAAACGATGGTCCCGTTTATGCCATAGAATCCAATTGCCCGACACCGGTTGAAGAAAAAACGACAAATATTGAAACCGTTGACTTAAATGTTATTTATCAAAATAACAAACCCGTGATGCTTTTAAGTATAAACCAATTATCAAACGTATCGCTTAAAATTTACGATGTTGCCGGAAATTTAAAACAGTTTGTATATGAAGGAAATTTGGGCAAAGGAAGTTATAGTTTTACCACAACTATCCCTAAAAATGGTATTTATTTTGTCTGCGCTAATATTGGCGGAAAAGCCTTAACTAAAAAAATTGTGCTGCTAAAATAA
- the hflX gene encoding GTPase HflX: MLNERLFLVGVITQKEDKQEKIDLLNELVDLGKTSGGEVVEKIIQRREKIDPRYFIGKGKAEELAKIAEELNINIFIFDTELSGIQKRNLEEITNRKVLDRTELILDIFSKHASTMGAKIEVEITQLKYSRSRLTGKGIEMSRLGGGIGTMGPGEKKLETDRRKIKDRLHTLNKKLEMIEKSRIVQSNQRRSLRRVALVGYTNAGKSTIMNKLTRSDLLVENKLFSTLDSTTRTLMGPNLEKVLVTDTVGFLRKLPHELINSFKSTLQEAIESDLRLHVVDISHPNCEEHLAAGNALLEELGVIKRPMIYVFNKIDKDAFLVETFKLKYPDALFISAHQDIQPLKDAIFSFFSLT, encoded by the coding sequence GTGCTAAACGAAAGACTATTTCTTGTTGGTGTTATAACTCAAAAAGAAGATAAACAGGAAAAGATTGACCTCCTTAATGAACTCGTTGATTTAGGCAAAACCTCCGGCGGCGAAGTCGTAGAAAAAATAATCCAGCGCAGGGAAAAAATTGACCCCCGTTATTTTATCGGAAAAGGTAAAGCCGAAGAACTTGCCAAAATCGCCGAAGAACTCAACATCAATATTTTTATTTTTGATACGGAACTTTCCGGTATTCAAAAAAGAAACCTCGAAGAAATTACAAACAGAAAAGTATTGGACAGAACAGAACTCATTCTTGATATCTTCTCGAAACACGCTAGTACTATGGGCGCTAAAATTGAAGTCGAAATTACCCAGCTTAAATACAGCAGGTCAAGGTTAACCGGTAAAGGTATTGAAATGTCAAGACTCGGCGGAGGTATCGGGACAATGGGCCCCGGCGAAAAAAAACTCGAAACTGACCGTCGTAAAATAAAGGATAGACTCCATACCCTTAATAAAAAATTGGAAATGATAGAAAAAAGCAGAATAGTCCAATCAAATCAACGCAGGTCTCTCAGACGAGTAGCCCTTGTAGGATACACGAATGCAGGGAAATCAACTATTATGAACAAACTTACCCGTTCAGATTTGCTCGTGGAAAATAAACTTTTTTCTACCCTTGATTCCACGACACGAACTCTTATGGGGCCGAATCTGGAAAAAGTTCTTGTTACGGATACCGTAGGCTTTTTAAGAAAACTGCCTCACGAACTCATCAACTCGTTTAAGTCTACGCTTCAGGAAGCGATTGAATCGGATTTGCGGTTGCACGTTGTTGATATTTCTCATCCTAATTGTGAGGAACATCTTGCCGCGGGAAATGCCCTGCTTGAAGAACTTGGCGTAATAAAAAGACCTATGATTTATGTCTTTAATAAAATAGATAAAGATGCTTTTCTCGTTGAAACGTTTAAACTTAAATATCCCGATGCATTGTTCATATCTGCTCATCAGGATATACAGCCTCTAAAAGACGCTATCTTCTCCTTCTTCAGCCTCACCTGA